In the Granulosicoccus antarcticus IMCC3135 genome, GGTCAAAGAGGCGAAAAGCGCCACGAATTCGAATTCGCTTGTTGATCGACCGCAGGCTTTCGTCACATTCGGCATAGCTAAAGGCAAGGTTCATTGTCGCCCGCATGAACAATGGAAAACCAACTGTGCGGACGCTATGGATTAGTCTAACAAACCTTCACGCGCGACGCGCCTGGTTACTGATTCTTTGATTGACCAGAAACGCGGTTATCTTGTCTGCCGATTGCGGTCGGCTGATCAAGTAGCCCTGCACCTCATCACATCCCAATTGACTCATGATCTCCAACTGGGCATTCGTCTCCACACCTTCTCCGACCACCCGTAGATTCAACGCATGCGCCATATTGATCACCGAACCCACCAACGCCCGTGAACGGGCACTTGTCTCTACCGCGTTGATGAACAATCGATCTATTTTCACTACATCCAACGGCAGATCAGCCAATAGCGACAGTGACGTATAGCCCGTCCCAAAATCATCGATCGATATACCCACACCGGCCTCTTGCAACCTGGCCAAAGCATGTCGAGCCTGTTCCGGATTATCCAGCACCGAGGTTTCTGTCAATTCGATCTCTAGCTGCCGACCTTCAACACCCGCCTCTCTCAACGCCATCAACGTCTCCTCTACCAGAGTTTCGGCTTTCAGCTGCATGGGCGAGATATTGATCGAGACGCGTAGATCATCAAACCCCATCGATCGCCAAACAACAATCTGTTGAAGCGTCGCCTTGAGCACTCGTTTTGATAATTTGTCAATCAGACCATTCGCTTCAGCGACGGCCACAAACAGTTGCGGCGATACAAATCCGCGTGTTTCGTGCTTCCATCGTATCAGCGCCTCCATGCCCGTCACCTGACGCTTAGCCAGATCAAACTTGGGCTGGAACCAGGTCTCGATCGCATTGTTCTCCAGTGCTTCATGCAGATCAGACTCCAGTCTGATGTAGTCGTCTGAAGCGACATGCAAGGAATTAGATGCAAATACGTGCGAGATCTTGTCCGACCTAATCGAAGCCAGCTTGCGCGCCTCACTGGCCTCGGCAAACAAGCTGGTTGCCTCTTGATCGCTTCGTGAAGAAATGGCGATACCAATATTGGCCCCAATGTAGACTTTTTCCTCACCCAGTACAAAGGGCTCTGAGAACAAACGTTTCAGACGTGTCACCACTATCATGGCACTGGTCGTATCGTTCAGTGATGACAGCAGCACTGCGTATTCGTTGGACGTTATCCGGGAGAGCGAGTGTTCTGCCGACAACATCGAGACAAGATCCGTGGATCGCAGTCCATTCTGGAGTCGATCCACGACATCCATAACCAGTTCATCACACAACACGTAGCCAAACGTGGACACCAGGCGATCCAGATCCCTTAATGCAAACGAGATGACGCCGACCAGCGTGTCATCTCTTTTGGCTCGTATCTGCTCTGTCTCCATCCGTTGCAGAAATATCGTCCGTAGTGGCATGCCCGTCAAGGCATCAAATTCACTGACCACGCTCAGCTCATGATCGCGCTGTTGTACCAAGCCTTCCAGTTCCAGCACGCGGGCTTGCAAGTGATCCGAGACAGATGCCATCAGGACGTCGTCAAGAGGTTTTTCACGAACTAGCTCCTCGTTACCGACTGATTCAATGACTGACTCGCCGGCTGACTCGGCAACAGGCTTGACCGTACCTGATGCCGATGGCGCGTGGATCACCACTTGATTACGCCCACCTTCCTTGGCACGATATAAACCCTGATCCGCGGCATCAACCAGACTAGAGCCATCAGTGGCTCCGCATGACAGATCAGATACACCAAAACTTGACGACAGTTTTTCAACAGCCAGTCGATCTCCATAGGCCAGCGCTATAACGGCAATACGGGCACGCTCTGCGACCTGCGCGGCCGCTGCTGCATCTAGGCCCGGCAGAACAATGACAAATTCCTCACCGCCGTAACGGCCCAGGATATCTCCATCCCGACACAATCCTTGCAAGACTTCTGCGGTGGCTCGGATGACATCATCGCCCACCGCATGTCCATAGTTATCATTCACCTGTTTGAAATGATCGATATCGGTCATGATGCACGATAGCGCTGTACCCTCCAGCAGCGCATGGTTCATGCGCGCGTCCAGTTCCTCCATCAATGTACGCCGGTTGGCAATGCCCGTTAACGGATCCGTGGTCGCCAGGATTTTCAACTCTCGATTCTTCTCGGCAATCAGTTCCTGCGATTGGCGCTCCTTGACTAATGAGGCCTTCAACTCACGATTCTGACGCTCCACCTTCGTCATATCGTCCAACGTCACCAGAACCCCTTTTCGCCCATCGTCGCCATCTCCGACGAAGGCACAACTAACCTGAAACAAGCGCTCCTCTTTTCCCTTGCGCACCAGTTTCAGTGACTCATCCGAGATCGCCAGACCACTGTGCAATGTCGTCGTCCAGGGCGCCTGCCATCCTGCCTCCTTTTGCCACGGCCAATCGTCGAGTGAGCGACCGGTGAG is a window encoding:
- a CDS encoding GGDEF domain-containing protein gives rise to the protein MAKQQPARRWYKTYIAPFTRPLILGSSLVMLSLSVLFLADLLGLRTDTGEISRESRKVVVEALAVQLSTLASNGDLSDIQNTVSRFVLRNGDIHAAALVRDTGVILAEFGDTTQLDTRESESTATQLLVPIYDESRLWGEVRVVFAPMANRLSEMLWLGFVALCSLVAFTAFLSRALVQLDPGKAVPGRVDSAMNLFSAGVIVLDAKLRIVMANQSAAGIADCTASELTGRSLDDWPWQKEAGWQAPWTTTLHSGLAISDESLKLVRKGKEERLFQVSCAFVGDGDDGRKGVLVTLDDMTKVERQNRELKASLVKERQSQELIAEKNRELKILATTDPLTGIANRRTLMEELDARMNHALLEGTALSCIMTDIDHFKQVNDNYGHAVGDDVIRATAEVLQGLCRDGDILGRYGGEEFVIVLPGLDAAAAAQVAERARIAVIALAYGDRLAVEKLSSSFGVSDLSCGATDGSSLVDAADQGLYRAKEGGRNQVVIHAPSASGTVKPVAESAGESVIESVGNEELVREKPLDDVLMASVSDHLQARVLELEGLVQQRDHELSVVSEFDALTGMPLRTIFLQRMETEQIRAKRDDTLVGVISFALRDLDRLVSTFGYVLCDELVMDVVDRLQNGLRSTDLVSMLSAEHSLSRITSNEYAVLLSSLNDTTSAMIVVTRLKRLFSEPFVLGEEKVYIGANIGIAISSRSDQEATSLFAEASEARKLASIRSDKISHVFASNSLHVASDDYIRLESDLHEALENNAIETWFQPKFDLAKRQVTGMEALIRWKHETRGFVSPQLFVAVAEANGLIDKLSKRVLKATLQQIVVWRSMGFDDLRVSINISPMQLKAETLVEETLMALREAGVEGRQLEIELTETSVLDNPEQARHALARLQEAGVGISIDDFGTGYTSLSLLADLPLDVVKIDRLFINAVETSARSRALVGSVINMAHALNLRVVGEGVETNAQLEIMSQLGCDEVQGYLISRPQSADKITAFLVNQRISNQARRA